The Candidatus Thiodiazotropha endoloripes genome has a window encoding:
- the aprA gene encoding adenylyl-sulfate reductase subunit alpha, with translation MAELGNPEVVQEEVDILLIGGGMACCGAAYEIVPWVQAAGGDIKVKLVDKAAMDRSGAVAQGLSAINTYIGPDQDPADYARMVSNDLMGITRDDLTYDLGRHVDESVHLFEEWGLPIWKTDENGERHDGSKGMTLLKDGGKPVRSGKWQIMINGESYKWIVAESAKKALGVENIQEHIFIVKLVNDKNDKNRIAGAVGFSVRENKLFVFKAKAILLAAGGCVNIFRPRSVGEGQGRAWYPVWNAGSTYAMAAEAGAELTMMENRFVPTRFKDGYGPVGAWFMLFKSKATNAFGEAYMDRNKEMLDDYPPYGNAAVPASCLRNHLLLKELREGRGPIWMDTITALGNLSETLSPREVKHLEAEAWEDFLDMCVSQCGIWAGENIEPEKKNSELMPTEPYLLGSHSGCCGIWTSGPDDVGAPTDETETGVPDHLPKGWHWGYRGMTTVSGLFTAGDGVGASGHKFSSGSHAEGRMAAKAMVKYIIDNKDFTPKLDTDVDTLVEEIYRPVRNFLEHKDYTTAIDVNPHYITPRMLQFRLQKVMDEYVAGISTYYTTNEQMLALAEQKLNMLKEDALKMRAKDLHELLRAWENYHRILTAEAHMKHIQFRQESRYPGFYYRMDKNFVDEENWKCFVNSVYDKESKTYKCFKRAHVDLVDKSKLFK, from the coding sequence ATGGCTGAATTGGGAAATCCGGAAGTTGTCCAGGAAGAGGTAGACATCCTCCTGATTGGCGGCGGTATGGCCTGTTGTGGTGCCGCCTATGAAATCGTTCCCTGGGTGCAAGCAGCCGGCGGCGATATCAAAGTCAAACTGGTCGACAAGGCGGCTATGGACCGTTCCGGTGCGGTTGCCCAGGGTCTCTCCGCAATCAACACCTACATCGGCCCTGACCAGGATCCTGCTGACTATGCCCGCATGGTCTCCAACGACCTGATGGGAATTACCCGCGACGACCTGACTTATGATCTGGGTCGTCACGTTGATGAATCGGTACATCTGTTCGAAGAGTGGGGGCTGCCCATCTGGAAAACTGACGAGAACGGGGAGCGTCACGACGGCTCAAAAGGTATGACGCTTCTGAAAGACGGCGGCAAGCCCGTACGCTCAGGTAAGTGGCAGATCATGATCAATGGTGAGTCCTACAAGTGGATCGTTGCCGAGTCGGCGAAGAAAGCGCTGGGTGTGGAGAATATCCAAGAGCATATCTTCATCGTTAAGCTGGTTAACGATAAAAACGACAAAAACCGCATCGCCGGTGCTGTCGGTTTCTCCGTTCGTGAGAATAAACTGTTCGTCTTCAAGGCTAAAGCGATCCTTCTGGCCGCCGGTGGTTGTGTGAATATCTTCCGTCCGCGCTCGGTGGGTGAGGGTCAGGGGCGTGCCTGGTACCCGGTATGGAATGCCGGTTCCACCTATGCCATGGCGGCCGAGGCGGGTGCTGAGCTGACTATGATGGAGAACCGCTTCGTACCTACCCGGTTCAAAGACGGTTATGGCCCGGTCGGTGCCTGGTTCATGCTGTTCAAGTCAAAAGCTACCAATGCTTTTGGTGAGGCCTACATGGACCGCAACAAGGAGATGCTGGATGACTACCCGCCTTACGGAAATGCCGCCGTTCCTGCTTCCTGTCTGCGTAATCACCTGCTGCTGAAAGAGCTGCGCGAAGGTCGCGGTCCGATTTGGATGGATACCATAACCGCGCTGGGAAATCTCAGTGAAACCCTCTCTCCTCGCGAGGTTAAACATCTGGAGGCTGAAGCCTGGGAAGACTTCCTCGATATGTGTGTCAGCCAATGCGGAATCTGGGCCGGTGAGAATATCGAGCCTGAAAAGAAGAATTCCGAGCTGATGCCCACCGAACCCTACCTGCTGGGTTCTCACTCAGGTTGCTGTGGAATCTGGACTTCCGGTCCGGATGATGTAGGTGCGCCGACCGACGAGACCGAAACCGGCGTACCGGATCACCTGCCTAAGGGCTGGCATTGGGGCTACCGCGGTATGACCACCGTTTCCGGCCTGTTTACTGCCGGTGACGGTGTGGGCGCTTCCGGTCACAAGTTCTCTTCCGGTTCACACGCTGAAGGCCGAATGGCAGCCAAGGCGATGGTCAAATACATCATCGACAACAAGGATTTCACTCCCAAGTTGGATACCGACGTCGATACCCTGGTCGAAGAGATCTACCGTCCGGTGCGTAACTTCCTTGAGCACAAGGACTACACCACGGCGATCGATGTTAATCCCCACTACATCACACCTCGTATGCTGCAGTTCCGCCTGCAGAAGGTTATGGATGAGTACGTTGCCGGTATTTCTACCTATTACACCACCAACGAGCAGATGCTCGCACTGGCTGAGCAGAAGCTGAATATGCTCAAAGAGGATGCGCTCAAGATGCGTGCGAAAGATCTCCATGAGCTACTGCGTGCCTGGGAGAACTACCATCGAATCCTGACTGCGGAAGCTCACATGAAACACATTCAGTTCCGTCAAGAGTCCCGTTATCCCGGTTTCTATTACCGCATGGATAAGAACTTTGTCGATGAAGAGAACTGGAAGTGTTTCGTCAACTCTGTCTACGACAAAGAGAGTAAGACCTACAAGTGTTTCAAGCGTGCCCATGTCGATCTCGTCGACAAGTCCAAGCTGTTTAAGTAA
- the aprB gene encoding adenylyl-sulfate reductase subunit beta, with amino-acid sequence MPTFVRTEKCDGCKGQAMTACVYICPHDLMKLDNDGTETGHAMMSFNQEPDQCWECYSCVKICPQQAIEVRPYADIVPLGAMVQPLRGADSIMWSIKLRNGTMKRFKFPIRTTPVDSIDPYAGKPAADMAKIDEPGFFNHDEQNGYRAGDADELIRK; translated from the coding sequence ATGCCTACATTTGTGCGTACCGAGAAGTGCGATGGCTGTAAGGGCCAGGCCATGACAGCTTGTGTGTATATCTGTCCTCATGACCTTATGAAGCTGGATAACGACGGTACAGAAACCGGCCATGCCATGATGTCGTTCAATCAGGAGCCTGATCAGTGTTGGGAGTGCTATTCGTGCGTCAAGATCTGTCCTCAGCAGGCGATCGAAGTGCGTCCATACGCCGATATCGTTCCTCTCGGTGCCATGGTTCAGCCTCTACGTGGTGCCGACTCCATCATGTGGAGCATCAAACTCCGTAACGGCACCATGAAGCGCTTCAAATTCCCGATCCGCACCACTCCTGTGGATTCCATCGATCCTTACGCTGGCAAGCCTGCTGCGGATATGGCCAAGATCGACGAACCCGGTTTCTTCAATCATGACGAACAGAACGGCTATCGTGCCGGTGATGCTGACGAGCTGATTCGTAAATAA
- a CDS encoding HEAT repeat domain-containing protein, giving the protein MSHSHPPEVLFLLATGCHHCPMVLESLTQQLKQGDIARLDAINIVNSPEVAQQLGVRSVPWTRIGRFELDGVLSPKEVAQWVERAALETGVADYFSESLAAQRSDKVIRWLEDSPEDLQALLVLQQNDATPMAARIGIGVVMEQLEGDPRLSHALPTLITLSRSKQANIRADVAHYLGLTHHPDARPVLLQMANDSHPDVREIAEESLVLLNNASG; this is encoded by the coding sequence ATGAGCCACTCACACCCCCCTGAGGTCCTGTTTCTGCTCGCCACCGGCTGTCACCACTGCCCTATGGTACTGGAGAGCCTGACTCAGCAGCTCAAACAGGGCGACATCGCCCGACTCGATGCGATCAACATCGTCAACAGCCCTGAAGTCGCCCAACAGCTGGGGGTCCGTAGCGTACCCTGGACCCGCATCGGTCGCTTTGAGCTGGATGGGGTGTTGTCGCCGAAGGAGGTGGCCCAATGGGTTGAACGGGCAGCGCTTGAAACGGGTGTGGCGGACTATTTCAGTGAATCCCTGGCAGCGCAACGCAGTGATAAGGTGATACGTTGGCTGGAGGATAGCCCAGAGGATCTGCAAGCGTTGCTGGTGCTGCAGCAGAACGATGCCACCCCGATGGCGGCACGTATCGGTATCGGGGTGGTAATGGAGCAACTGGAAGGCGACCCCCGACTCAGCCACGCACTGCCGACCCTGATCACGCTCAGTCGTTCGAAACAGGCCAACATCCGTGCCGATGTAGCGCACTACCTTGGCCTGACCCACCATCCGGATGCCAGGCCTGTGCTGTTGCAGATGGCCAATGACAGCCACCCCGACGTCAGGGAGATTGCAGAAGAGTCACTGGTATTATTGAACAACGCCAGCGGATAG
- a CDS encoding DUF423 domain-containing protein, producing the protein MARRFIIIAGISGLLLVTLGAFGAHALERAIPATHMVWWQKAVHYQGLHTLALLAVGVLILHHPVRALLLSGWLFLAGILLFSGSLYVMALTDLRSLALLTPIGGTAFIAGWLTLVIGAWRLPDLHPR; encoded by the coding sequence ATGGCCAGACGCTTCATCATCATCGCCGGGATCAGCGGCTTGCTGCTGGTCACGCTGGGTGCCTTTGGCGCCCACGCACTGGAACGGGCAATCCCCGCAACCCATATGGTCTGGTGGCAGAAAGCGGTCCACTATCAGGGGCTGCACACCCTCGCTCTGTTGGCTGTCGGCGTGCTGATCCTGCACCATCCGGTTCGCGCACTGCTGCTCTCAGGCTGGCTGTTTCTGGCCGGTATTCTGCTCTTTTCCGGCAGCCTCTATGTGATGGCGCTGACCGATCTGCGCAGTCTGGCCCTGTTGACCCCGATCGGCGGCACGGCATTCATTGCCGGCTGGCTGACCCTGGTGATCGGTGCCTGGCGCCTGCCCGACCTGCACCCCCGATAA
- a CDS encoding class I SAM-dependent methyltransferase: MDIQAFSNRLQKNHRHWNKWARRREISCFRIYDRDIPEFPLAIDWYDGQVHLQIFARKGMQPLDHHQQQQISEAVSEILQIPQSRIALKTRQRQRGLNQYEKTGERGEPMIVSEGGLRFEVELRRYLDTGLFLDHRNTRKLVRDKAAGKRVLNLFAYTGSFSVYAAAGGALATVSVDMSNTYQEWTGRNLKLNGFNGDEHELIREDVFQYLQRANRERRQFGLIILDPPSFSNSKRMDETLDIQRDQQRLIGASLALLNPNGELIFSTNRKGFKLTPELAQRAGCQEITQQIVPEDFKRRLPYRCWTFPAPSANSPV; this comes from the coding sequence ATGGATATTCAGGCCTTTTCAAACCGTCTGCAGAAAAACCATCGCCACTGGAACAAATGGGCGAGGCGACGGGAGATCAGCTGTTTCCGCATCTACGACCGGGACATTCCCGAATTCCCATTGGCGATCGATTGGTATGACGGCCAGGTTCATCTGCAGATCTTTGCCCGCAAGGGGATGCAACCCCTGGATCATCACCAACAGCAGCAGATCAGCGAAGCGGTCAGTGAAATCCTGCAGATCCCGCAAAGCCGGATTGCGCTAAAAACACGCCAACGGCAGCGCGGACTCAATCAGTATGAGAAGACCGGAGAGCGCGGCGAACCGATGATTGTCAGTGAGGGGGGGTTGCGCTTTGAAGTGGAGCTGAGGCGTTATCTGGATACCGGTCTGTTCCTCGACCACCGCAACACCCGCAAGCTGGTACGCGACAAGGCCGCCGGCAAGCGGGTATTGAATCTGTTTGCCTATACCGGAAGTTTCTCAGTCTACGCAGCCGCCGGAGGCGCCCTGGCCACGGTCAGTGTGGATATGTCCAACACCTATCAGGAGTGGACCGGCAGAAACCTCAAGCTGAATGGCTTCAACGGCGATGAGCATGAGCTGATCCGGGAGGATGTCTTCCAATATCTGCAACGGGCCAACCGGGAGCGTCGCCAGTTTGGCCTGATCATTCTCGACCCGCCAAGTTTCTCCAACTCCAAACGCATGGATGAGACCCTGGATATCCAACGGGATCAGCAGCGACTGATCGGTGCCTCTCTTGCTCTGCTCAACCCGAATGGAGAGCTGATCTTCTCCACCAACCGCAAAGGCTTCAAGCTGACTCCGGAACTGGCGCAGAGAGCCGGTTGCCAGGAGATCACCCAGCAGATTGTGCCGGAGGACTTCAAGCGTCGTCTGCCCTATCGATGCTGGACCTTTCCGGCACCTTCCGCCAATTCACCTGTCTGA
- a CDS encoding efflux RND transporter periplasmic adaptor subunit — protein MLKKVVLTIIGLAVLIGIPAAIKMQQFQAMADMQMTMPPEIVTADQVKRQQWPNTLSATGSLVAVQGVTVSAELGGKINQIAFKSGDRVKAGDLLVRLDTTAEEAQLRSAEAAAKLARINLDRNRGLRANKTVSQSDLDTSEATYKQATAQVENVKATIAKKTLRAPFSGQLGLRQVNLGQIIEQGTPVVTLQTIDPIYADFSLPQQRFSSVAVGNQVSITTDAAEDKSFSGKIIAINPEIDQATRTVRIRSTLSNQEELLRPGMFANVEVIMPQQDDVLAIPATSVLYAPYGDTVFVIDTTKDEATGEKQKTLRQQIIRLGQTRGDYVSVVSGLEEGETVVTSGVFKLRPNMAVVVDNTLALDAKLEPKPANE, from the coding sequence ATGCTGAAAAAAGTAGTGCTGACGATTATCGGACTGGCCGTACTGATCGGCATTCCAGCCGCAATTAAAATGCAGCAGTTCCAGGCCATGGCCGATATGCAGATGACCATGCCGCCGGAGATCGTCACCGCCGATCAGGTGAAGCGGCAACAGTGGCCCAACACCCTCTCAGCCACCGGATCCCTGGTTGCCGTTCAAGGTGTCACCGTGAGTGCGGAACTGGGCGGTAAGATCAATCAGATCGCCTTTAAATCCGGCGACCGGGTCAAGGCCGGCGACCTGCTGGTGCGACTCGACACCACGGCCGAAGAGGCACAGTTGAGATCAGCCGAGGCCGCAGCGAAGCTGGCACGCATCAATCTCGACCGTAATCGCGGCCTGCGCGCCAACAAGACCGTCTCACAATCCGATCTGGACACCTCTGAGGCCACCTACAAACAGGCCACCGCTCAGGTAGAAAATGTCAAAGCGACCATCGCCAAAAAGACCCTGCGTGCCCCCTTCTCCGGTCAGCTTGGCCTGCGCCAGGTCAACCTGGGGCAGATCATCGAACAAGGCACACCGGTAGTCACCCTGCAGACCATCGACCCGATCTATGCGGATTTCTCCCTGCCCCAGCAGCGCTTCTCCAGCGTCGCTGTCGGCAATCAGGTAAGCATTACCACCGACGCGGCCGAGGACAAAAGCTTCAGCGGCAAGATCATCGCCATCAACCCGGAGATCGATCAGGCGACCCGCACCGTACGGATCCGCTCCACCCTGTCGAACCAGGAGGAGCTGTTGCGGCCCGGCATGTTCGCCAATGTGGAAGTGATCATGCCGCAACAGGATGATGTGCTCGCCATTCCGGCCACTTCGGTGCTCTATGCCCCTTACGGCGATACAGTGTTTGTCATCGATACCACCAAGGATGAGGCAACCGGCGAGAAACAGAAAACCCTGCGCCAGCAGATCATCCGTCTGGGACAGACCCGGGGAGACTATGTATCGGTCGTCTCCGGCCTCGAGGAGGGTGAGACCGTGGTCACCAGCGGGGTGTTCAAGTTACGGCCGAACATGGCGGTGGTGGTGGACAACACACTGGCACTGGACGCCAAGCTGGAGCCAAAACCGGCCAACGAATAA
- a CDS encoding efflux RND transporter permease subunit, producing MAKTKAFTDLFIQRPVLAIVVNLLIVIAGIQAWNSLNIRQYPLSENSTVNISTVYVGANAELVRGFITTPLEQAIASADGIEYIDSKSLQGFSMINARLKLNYPPTKALAEITAKVNQVRNDLPTEAQVPAISIQSADSQFASAYLSFASDILSQAEITDYLIRVVQPRLAAVAGVQRAEVLGARTFAMRIWLKPDKMAALHVSPSQVRQALAANNFLAAIGTTKGSLVQVNMTANTDLHSVEEFEQLIIRQSGDSIVRLQDIADVTLGAEDYDTSVRYTGQTAVFMGIFPLPSANTIDVIKLVRVEIDAIAKDLPSGLEVNIGYDASEYIANAITEVTKTLGDTLLIVIAVIFLFLGSIRSALVPTIAIPVSLIGSIFLMQIFGFTLNLLTLLAIVLSVGLVVDDAIVVVENIERHLREGRSKREAALLGARELLGPVIAMTVTLAAVYMPIALQGGLTGALFREFALTLAGTVTISGIVALTLSPMMSAHMLKSAADEEKGFTGWVNHHFDRLRAAYGRMIGRTLQSRPYVYVIWLVVAAAAVPMYMQSPKELAPSEDQSVVFGIINSAANATADQKRFYGAAVEKAFLDVEEADLSFQILFAPSVGAQFDTDGFSGVVVKPWHAPRERTVFEIQQEIQGKLASIPGFQIFATTPPALPGGSNFPIEFLITSTADAKQLLEFAQQIQGKAIESGMFMFPPQIDLKYDQPQAQVVLDRDKIGALGLNLNQVGLDMAAALGGDYVNRFNIAGRSYKVIPQIERSQRLNPDQLTEIYVSGPEGELIPLSAVAHIENTTVPRSLNRFQQLNAVKLSGMTNRTLDQGLAVLEEAAAEILPPGYGIDYTGESRQLRQEGNKFLPAFALAIVMIFLALAVQFNSFRDPGIILLGSVPLAMFGALLFTFLKMPNPNLPFWTNGWTTTLNIYAQVGLVTLVGLIAKNGILIVEFANKLQEQGLSKIDAVQEAAMTRLRPILMTTFATVAGHFPLILVTGAGAAARNSIGLVLVGGMAVGTLFTLFVLPSIYVLMAKDHQAEAAEDEHESASDNSARALVTE from the coding sequence GTGGCTAAAACCAAAGCCTTTACCGATCTCTTCATCCAGCGCCCGGTTCTCGCCATCGTGGTCAACTTGCTGATCGTGATTGCCGGCATCCAGGCCTGGAACAGCCTCAATATCCGCCAGTACCCACTGAGCGAAAACTCCACCGTGAACATCTCCACGGTGTATGTGGGGGCCAATGCGGAACTGGTGCGGGGATTCATCACCACGCCCCTGGAGCAGGCAATCGCCTCCGCCGACGGAATCGAGTATATCGACTCGAAGAGTCTGCAGGGCTTCTCCATGATCAACGCCCGGCTGAAGCTCAACTATCCGCCCACCAAGGCACTGGCCGAAATCACTGCGAAGGTGAATCAGGTACGTAACGACCTGCCCACCGAGGCACAGGTGCCGGCGATCTCGATTCAGTCCGCCGACTCCCAGTTCGCCTCCGCCTATCTCAGCTTCGCCTCCGACATCCTCTCCCAGGCGGAGATCACCGACTACCTGATCCGGGTAGTACAACCCAGACTCGCGGCGGTCGCCGGGGTGCAGCGGGCCGAGGTGCTGGGTGCCCGCACCTTCGCCATGCGCATCTGGCTGAAGCCGGACAAGATGGCGGCGCTGCACGTCAGCCCTTCCCAGGTGCGCCAGGCACTGGCCGCCAACAACTTTCTCGCCGCCATCGGCACCACCAAAGGCTCTCTGGTGCAGGTCAACATGACCGCCAACACCGATCTCCATTCGGTGGAGGAGTTCGAACAGCTGATCATCCGCCAGAGTGGCGACAGCATCGTTCGCCTGCAGGATATCGCCGATGTAACCCTGGGAGCGGAGGACTACGACACCTCGGTGCGCTACACCGGTCAGACCGCCGTCTTCATGGGCATCTTCCCGCTGCCCAGCGCCAACACCATCGATGTCATCAAGCTGGTGCGGGTGGAGATCGACGCCATCGCCAAGGATCTGCCCTCCGGGCTGGAAGTGAATATCGGATATGACGCCTCCGAGTACATCGCCAATGCGATCACCGAGGTGACCAAGACCCTGGGAGATACCCTGCTGATCGTGATCGCGGTGATCTTTCTGTTTCTCGGTTCGATCCGGTCGGCCCTGGTGCCGACCATCGCGATACCGGTGTCGCTGATCGGCAGTATCTTTCTGATGCAGATCTTCGGCTTTACCCTCAATCTGCTGACACTGCTGGCCATCGTGCTCTCGGTGGGACTGGTGGTGGACGATGCCATCGTGGTGGTGGAGAACATCGAACGCCATCTTCGTGAAGGCCGCAGCAAACGGGAGGCCGCCCTGCTCGGCGCCCGGGAACTGCTCGGACCGGTGATCGCGATGACCGTCACCCTGGCCGCCGTCTATATGCCGATCGCTCTGCAGGGAGGCTTGACCGGCGCCCTGTTCCGCGAGTTTGCCCTGACCCTGGCGGGGACGGTCACCATCTCAGGTATCGTCGCCCTCACCCTCTCGCCGATGATGTCGGCTCATATGCTGAAGAGCGCCGCCGATGAGGAGAAAGGATTCACCGGCTGGGTCAATCACCACTTCGACCGGCTGCGCGCAGCCTACGGCCGGATGATCGGTCGAACCCTGCAGTCCCGCCCCTACGTCTATGTAATCTGGCTGGTGGTGGCTGCCGCGGCTGTGCCGATGTACATGCAGTCCCCCAAGGAGCTGGCCCCCAGCGAGGATCAGAGCGTGGTGTTCGGCATCATCAACTCCGCCGCCAACGCCACCGCCGATCAGAAGCGCTTCTATGGCGCCGCCGTGGAGAAGGCCTTCCTGGATGTGGAGGAGGCGGATCTCAGTTTTCAGATTCTGTTCGCCCCATCGGTTGGCGCCCAGTTCGATACCGACGGCTTCTCCGGCGTGGTAGTCAAACCCTGGCATGCCCCGAGGGAGCGTACCGTGTTCGAGATCCAGCAGGAGATCCAGGGCAAGCTCGCCTCCATACCCGGCTTCCAGATCTTTGCCACCACCCCACCGGCCCTGCCCGGCGGCAGCAACTTCCCCATCGAGTTCCTGATCACCTCAACGGCGGATGCCAAACAGCTGTTGGAGTTTGCCCAGCAGATCCAGGGCAAGGCGATCGAAAGCGGCATGTTCATGTTTCCCCCGCAGATCGACCTGAAGTATGACCAGCCTCAAGCCCAGGTAGTGCTCGACCGGGATAAGATCGGCGCGCTTGGACTGAACCTCAACCAGGTTGGCCTGGATATGGCGGCGGCACTCGGTGGTGATTATGTCAATCGCTTCAATATTGCCGGGCGCAGCTATAAGGTCATTCCACAGATTGAACGCTCCCAGCGGCTCAATCCGGATCAGCTGACCGAAATCTATGTCAGCGGACCTGAGGGTGAGCTGATCCCGTTGAGTGCGGTTGCACACATCGAAAACACCACGGTGCCCCGTTCACTCAACCGCTTCCAGCAGCTGAATGCGGTGAAGCTCTCCGGCATGACCAACCGCACCCTGGACCAGGGGCTGGCGGTACTCGAAGAGGCGGCCGCCGAGATCCTGCCACCGGGTTACGGTATCGACTACACCGGCGAATCGAGACAGCTGCGCCAGGAGGGCAATAAGTTTCTGCCCGCTTTCGCACTGGCAATTGTGATGATCTTTCTCGCCCTGGCTGTCCAGTTCAACTCCTTCCGCGATCCGGGCATCATCCTGCTGGGCTCGGTTCCCCTGGCAATGTTCGGTGCGCTGCTGTTCACCTTCCTGAAGATGCCCAACCCCAATCTGCCCTTCTGGACCAACGGTTGGACCACCACCCTGAACATCTATGCCCAGGTCGGGCTGGTGACCCTGGTGGGGCTGATCGCCAAAAACGGCATCCTGATCGTCGAATTTGCCAACAAGCTACAGGAGCAGGGATTGAGTAAGATCGATGCGGTACAGGAGGCGGCGATGACCCGATTGCGGCCGATCCTGATGACCACCTTTGCCACAGTGGCTGGCCACTTCCCGCTGATCCTGGTCACCGGCGCCGGTGCGGCAGCAAGAAACTCGATTGGCCTGGTACTGGTCGGCGGCATGGCGGTGGGCACCCTGTTCACCCTGTTTGTGCTGCCCTCAATCTATGTACTGATGGCCAAGGATCACCAGGCAGAGGCGGCAGAGGATGAGCATGAGTCCGCTTCAGACAATTCTGCGAGGGCGCTGGTGACCGAGTAA
- a CDS encoding DUF6933 domain-containing protein, translating into MLQIRCTAKVQKELRIKKSELAEVKQSNTLLGDWYVNLFTVDRRKTLIFVNEKTLLSFILFGVKKGSIKKLPEVFLESLGQLLTIEGFDIGQINKVFSGYETYEFTKTVSKRVIGNMNDLVYLYKSSILYHGGFEYIDIGELILETNRTPQKNLGWSDSIDLVKELLQGNHRNLS; encoded by the coding sequence ATGTTACAAATTCGGTGTACAGCTAAAGTCCAAAAAGAGCTCCGTATCAAGAAAAGCGAGCTCGCTGAGGTTAAGCAAAGTAACACATTGCTGGGTGACTGGTATGTCAACTTGTTTACAGTGGATAGACGTAAAACGCTAATATTTGTAAACGAAAAAACACTTCTGTCTTTTATTCTGTTTGGCGTGAAGAAGGGGAGCATTAAAAAACTTCCAGAAGTGTTCCTGGAGAGTCTCGGTCAATTGTTAACCATCGAGGGTTTTGATATTGGCCAAATTAATAAAGTGTTTAGCGGCTATGAAACGTATGAGTTTACAAAAACAGTCAGTAAACGTGTGATCGGTAATATGAACGACCTTGTCTACTTGTATAAGAGTTCAATTCTGTATCATGGCGGGTTTGAATACATCGATATCGGTGAGCTGATCCTTGAGACAAATCGAACCCCTCAAAAAAACCTTGGATGGTCTGATTCAATCGATTTAGTCAAAGAGTTACTGCAAGGAAACCATAGAAACCTGAGCTGA
- a CDS encoding class I SAM-dependent methyltransferase — protein sequence MKLKVWIKSRAADRVLAPLRKELLALMDHGSSVIEIGCGTGDLIFQSASKIQSGYGVDLDRDMINYAEGKRREKQLNHITFECINALNLSDIKCDIATSTLCLHELCEKDACNLLKMMVDVSKKVLIADYTKANSFSGKLGIEIDELFSGHYGNYKRYRKNGGIPSYVSKVGAKINSVQASSVDGVSIWVISV from the coding sequence ATGAAACTAAAGGTTTGGATAAAAAGCAGGGCGGCAGATCGGGTTTTAGCGCCATTACGTAAAGAGTTACTAGCGCTAATGGATCATGGTTCATCCGTCATTGAAATTGGGTGTGGTACAGGTGATTTGATTTTTCAATCCGCATCAAAAATCCAAAGTGGGTATGGTGTCGACCTTGATAGAGACATGATTAACTATGCGGAAGGGAAAAGACGAGAAAAACAACTAAATCATATTACTTTTGAATGTATCAATGCATTAAATCTATCTGATATAAAATGTGACATTGCTACTAGCACATTATGTTTGCATGAACTATGTGAAAAAGATGCTTGTAACCTACTGAAAATGATGGTGGACGTTTCAAAAAAAGTCTTGATAGCCGACTACACGAAGGCAAATTCTTTTTCGGGTAAGCTTGGTATTGAAATAGATGAATTATTTTCTGGGCACTATGGTAACTACAAACGGTATCGAAAGAATGGGGGAATTCCATCATACGTTTCGAAAGTTGGCGCCAAAATAAATAGTGTGCAAGCAAGCTCAGTAGATGGTGTTTCTATATGGGTTATCAGTGTTTAG
- a CDS encoding class I SAM-dependent methyltransferase, with product MTNPRVRYQTIEFGKIDIHLCTLRNKQEFHDPEGIAEKLGISSAAWPIFGVVWPSSLVLAHHICNYDIGSKRVLEIGCGTALSSLLLNKQHVDITATDYHPEAETFLNRNSELNGDALIPFERTGWADNNDNLGRFDLIIGSDLLYEDEHIGLLSNFIREHSNPECEVIIVDPGRGRKNKLANKLLELGYRSSFSKPENSDYLDNEFKGDILQFVRSRQPRK from the coding sequence ATGACAAATCCACGTGTACGTTACCAAACCATTGAGTTTGGAAAAATAGATATTCACCTTTGCACGCTTCGGAATAAACAGGAATTCCATGACCCGGAGGGTATCGCTGAAAAGCTAGGCATTTCTTCTGCGGCTTGGCCAATTTTCGGAGTAGTTTGGCCTTCAAGTTTGGTTCTGGCACACCATATCTGCAACTATGATATTGGTTCTAAACGAGTTTTAGAGATTGGGTGCGGTACAGCTCTCAGTAGCTTGCTGCTCAATAAGCAGCACGTGGATATTACAGCAACAGATTATCACCCAGAAGCCGAAACCTTTTTAAATAGAAATTCCGAGCTTAACGGAGACGCCCTTATTCCTTTTGAGAGAACAGGTTGGGCGGATAACAACGATAACCTGGGACGTTTTGATTTAATTATTGGTAGTGATCTATTGTATGAGGATGAGCATATAGGATTACTTTCTAACTTTATTCGAGAACATTCAAATCCAGAATGCGAAGTTATAATTGTAGATCCTGGGCGAGGCAGGAAAAACAAACTTGCAAATAAACTGCTTGAGCTTGGTTATAGATCTTCATTCTCTAAGCCTGAAAATAGTGATTATCTAGACAACGAATTTAAAGGCGATATTTTACAGTTTGTGCGGAGTAGGCAGCCAAGAAAGTAA